One Ricinus communis isolate WT05 ecotype wild-type chromosome 1, ASM1957865v1, whole genome shotgun sequence DNA window includes the following coding sequences:
- the LOC8267342 gene encoding cytochrome c oxidase subunit 5C codes for MAGGRIAHATLKGPSVVKEICIGIALGLAAGGLWKMHHWNEQRKVRAFYDLLEKGEISVVAEE; via the coding sequence ATGGCTGGCGGCAGGATTGCTCATGCCACCCTGAAAGGACCCAGTGTTGTCAAGGAGATATGTATCGGGATTGCACTTGGATTGGCTGCTGGTGGTCTTTGGAAAATGCATCACTGGAATGAGCAGAGGAAAGTGAGGGCATTTTATGATTTGCTGGAAAAAGGTGAGATCAGCGTGGTTGCAGAAGAATAA